In one Nitrososphaera viennensis EN76 genomic region, the following are encoded:
- a CDS encoding endonuclease/exonuclease/phosphatase family protein encodes MTTKVKIGTFNVENLFNRYKLLDYERGSPAKKKPIDPEKFVEEGGHINMLGWSIDDFGPISKSARRATAAVILENHPDILAIQEVENLFALLAFNREWLDNLYPYAMVIDGNDMRQIDVGILSKYPLLNIRTHRFEPQGSTPWQRTFSRDCLEVDLGISKGKMLTILINHFKSKIGGGADKRKRQSERVAEILKDRFGEGLSGNFIVAGDFNDHYDSPDLQSLLGLHGLENVVKQRLPKNEHWTHYYKKGKVAEQLDYLLVSPDLCEKNRTAEPYIERRGLGTDIDYFKGDRFQQVKGAEGASDHCAVFISLEI; translated from the coding sequence ATGACAACTAAGGTAAAGATTGGAACGTTTAACGTAGAAAATCTATTCAATCGTTACAAATTGCTAGACTATGAGCGCGGCAGTCCTGCAAAGAAAAAACCCATTGACCCGGAGAAGTTTGTTGAAGAGGGAGGCCACATCAATATGCTTGGATGGTCTATAGACGATTTTGGACCAATAAGCAAGAGCGCTCGGCGTGCAACAGCCGCAGTAATTTTGGAAAACCATCCCGATATACTTGCCATCCAAGAAGTTGAAAATTTGTTTGCCCTTCTCGCCTTCAATAGGGAATGGCTAGACAACCTTTATCCTTACGCGATGGTAATCGATGGTAATGATATGCGACAAATTGACGTTGGAATTCTTTCAAAGTATCCTCTACTCAATATACGTACTCATCGTTTTGAGCCGCAGGGCAGCACTCCCTGGCAGAGGACTTTCTCTCGCGATTGTTTGGAGGTTGATCTTGGTATTTCGAAAGGCAAGATGCTCACAATTTTGATAAACCATTTTAAATCAAAGATAGGAGGAGGAGCAGATAAGCGCAAGAGACAATCCGAACGTGTGGCAGAAATCCTCAAGGATAGGTTCGGAGAAGGCCTTTCCGGGAACTTTATCGTCGCGGGGGACTTTAATGATCACTACGATTCGCCAGATCTGCAGTCCCTATTAGGTCTTCATGGGCTTGAAAATGTGGTTAAGCAGCGATTGCCAAAGAATGAACATTGGACTCACTATTACAAGAAAGGAAAGGTAGCGGAGCAGCTTGATTATCTTCTTGTTTCACCGGATCTTTGCGAAAAGAATCGTACTGCAGAGCCGTATATTGAGAGAAGAGGTTTAGGTACAGATATCGATTATTTTAAAGGAGATAGATTCCAACAGGTTAAAGGAGCAGAAGGGGCATCAGATCATTGTGCTGTTTTTATCTCGCTGGAGATTTGA
- a CDS encoding 4Fe-4S dicluster domain-containing protein, whose translation MPIDPDFPRNHQVIGRINHSDGEHFHFFWGPGKVAEAAENEEVKHAYESHGEELVPLGVSGTMVAIDWDSCVADGACIEACPVQVYQWYRTEHDVPAKEAINQTFAGTGSSVKEERKDYTDKADPIREHDCIWCMACVSVCPPQAVKVDQSNLEFHEKAAGTFNEALSKSSQAPPHAH comes from the coding sequence ATGCCGATAGATCCAGACTTTCCGCGGAATCATCAAGTGATTGGAAGGATTAACCACTCTGACGGCGAGCACTTCCACTTCTTCTGGGGCCCAGGCAAGGTAGCCGAGGCCGCCGAGAACGAGGAGGTCAAGCACGCATACGAGTCGCACGGCGAAGAGCTGGTCCCGCTGGGCGTGAGTGGCACGATGGTCGCAATCGACTGGGACTCTTGCGTCGCAGACGGCGCCTGCATCGAAGCATGCCCCGTACAGGTGTACCAGTGGTACAGGACAGAGCACGATGTCCCGGCAAAAGAGGCCATCAACCAGACCTTTGCAGGAACAGGAAGCTCGGTAAAGGAAGAGCGCAAGGACTATACCGACAAGGCAGACCCAATCAGGGAGCACGACTGCATCTGGTGCATGGCATGCGTTTCAGTGTGCCCGCCGCAGGCAGTCAAGGTCGACCAGAGCAACCTGGAATTCCACGAAAAGGCTGCAGGCACCTTCAACGAGGCGCTGTCAAAGAGCTCTCAGGCTCCGCCGCACGCGCACTAG
- a CDS encoding ArsA family ATPase, with amino-acid sequence MRLIIYTGKGGTGKTVTSCATGLKLARRGHRTLVLSADPAHTLADAFMMPEVGHEPGQVAENLVAQQIDPVTEMSKQYSTILSYMASVFSAKGIDETLAYEIAMLPGMTQLFSLLKIEEVSHTGEFDAVVLDMPASGEALRYLYFPKLVGSIGRKLTGLAGLFSGFAKVFQPLAKIPAPSRSVIQSEVDLMDRLDSLAEIIKDSNVTSLRLVANPDTFSIENAKRAMMSASLYGINVDMAVVNKIMAGSSDAYYDRWASFQHGKVEEAKANFYPLPVKEVQLYATELRGMEMLAKHGDQLFGDEDPAKVFYRGQPYAFEKDGAAAIRMTVQVPFSGKDDFAIERYGDSLTLSVKTAAGKIVNIVPLPVATSGMKLARARLEDRRLLVLFEK; translated from the coding sequence TTGAGGCTCATCATATACACCGGCAAGGGAGGCACCGGCAAGACCGTGACGTCCTGCGCGACGGGGCTAAAGCTTGCCAGGCGCGGCCACAGAACACTGGTCCTGTCGGCAGACCCGGCGCACACGCTTGCAGACGCGTTCATGATGCCGGAGGTGGGCCACGAGCCGGGGCAAGTAGCAGAGAACCTGGTGGCGCAGCAGATAGACCCCGTCACCGAGATGAGCAAGCAGTACAGCACGATACTGTCGTACATGGCGTCCGTGTTTTCCGCAAAGGGCATAGACGAGACGCTTGCCTACGAGATAGCGATGCTCCCCGGCATGACGCAGCTTTTTTCATTGCTAAAGATAGAGGAGGTCTCGCACACGGGCGAGTTTGACGCAGTCGTGCTCGACATGCCGGCGTCCGGCGAGGCGCTGCGCTACCTCTACTTCCCAAAGCTGGTCGGGAGCATCGGCCGCAAGCTGACCGGCCTTGCCGGCCTTTTCTCTGGCTTTGCCAAGGTGTTCCAGCCGCTTGCGAAAATTCCGGCGCCCTCAAGGAGCGTCATCCAGAGCGAGGTGGACCTGATGGACAGGCTCGACTCGCTTGCGGAGATTATCAAGGACAGCAACGTGACGAGCCTGCGCCTGGTGGCAAACCCCGACACGTTCAGCATCGAAAACGCCAAGCGCGCCATGATGTCTGCAAGCCTCTACGGAATAAACGTGGACATGGCCGTGGTGAACAAGATAATGGCCGGCTCGTCCGACGCGTACTACGACAGGTGGGCAAGCTTCCAGCACGGCAAGGTCGAGGAGGCCAAGGCCAACTTTTACCCGCTTCCGGTAAAGGAAGTGCAGCTGTACGCGACGGAACTTCGCGGGATGGAGATGCTGGCAAAGCACGGCGACCAGCTGTTCGGGGACGAGGATCCCGCAAAGGTGTTCTACAGGGGCCAGCCGTACGCGTTTGAGAAGGACGGCGCGGCGGCGATACGCATGACGGTGCAGGTGCCCTTTTCGGGAAAGGACGACTTTGCGATCGAGAGGTACGGCGACTCGCTCACGTTGAGCGTCAAGACCGCGGCAGGCAAGATTGTCAACATCGTGCCCCTGCCCGTGGCAACCTCCGGCATGAAGCTTGCCAGGGCAAGGCTTGAAGACAGGCGGCTTTTGGTGCTGTTTGAAAAATAA
- a CDS encoding ammonium transporter: MPIDTGDTTWMLISTGLVMLMTPALGFFEAGLIRSKNSLSVLMQTFSGLAILSTLWFVLGFTLVFAPSQNGWIGGLDWLFFNNVPFNDSVDYAPTIPGVTFGGYQMMFAVITPLLITGAFAERLKWSSFFVFIIAWSIFIYYPLAHWIWGRGWLADLGVFDFAGGIVIHTSAGMASLAAALILGRRKNFGPDIMVPHNIPLAVIGAALLWIGWFGFNAGSALASGSLAANTLLVTHIASATSAMVWIFLSWKRSGKPSTTAVINGAIAGLAGVTPAAGFIDAQSSFILGIVLGFASYYAILLLKEHWKIDDALDVSSVHGVTGIVGSLAIGILATQVVNPAGPNGLLFGNPMQFAIQALGVGVAGALGFGGTAVIMKVIDKTIGLKVKEEEEDIGLDITQHAERAYVT; encoded by the coding sequence ATGCCGATCGATACTGGAGATACTACATGGATGCTTATCTCTACAGGTCTCGTCATGTTGATGACGCCCGCGCTTGGCTTTTTTGAAGCTGGCCTTATCCGCAGCAAGAACTCGCTGTCTGTCCTCATGCAGACCTTCTCCGGCCTTGCGATCCTTTCCACGCTCTGGTTCGTCTTGGGGTTCACTCTGGTGTTCGCTCCTTCCCAGAACGGGTGGATCGGCGGCCTTGACTGGCTGTTCTTCAACAACGTGCCGTTCAACGACAGCGTTGACTATGCGCCCACGATACCGGGGGTCACATTTGGCGGATACCAGATGATGTTTGCGGTCATCACGCCGCTCCTCATAACGGGAGCGTTTGCTGAGAGGCTGAAGTGGAGCTCGTTCTTTGTTTTCATCATAGCGTGGAGCATATTCATCTACTACCCGCTTGCCCACTGGATCTGGGGCAGGGGCTGGCTTGCCGATCTGGGCGTGTTTGACTTTGCAGGTGGTATTGTAATACACACCAGCGCAGGCATGGCGTCCCTTGCAGCCGCCCTCATCCTTGGCCGCAGGAAGAACTTTGGGCCGGACATCATGGTCCCGCACAACATCCCCCTTGCAGTCATCGGGGCCGCGCTTTTGTGGATAGGCTGGTTTGGCTTTAACGCGGGGAGCGCGCTGGCGTCAGGCTCGCTTGCCGCAAACACGCTGCTTGTAACCCATATCGCCTCCGCCACGTCCGCGATGGTGTGGATATTCCTTTCATGGAAAAGGTCGGGCAAGCCATCGACAACCGCCGTCATCAACGGCGCCATTGCCGGCCTTGCAGGCGTGACTCCGGCCGCCGGCTTTATCGACGCGCAGAGCTCGTTTATCCTTGGCATCGTGCTTGGCTTTGCGTCCTACTATGCCATCCTGCTCCTCAAGGAGCACTGGAAGATAGACGACGCGCTTGATGTCAGCTCTGTGCACGGAGTCACAGGCATCGTCGGCTCGCTTGCGATAGGCATACTTGCGACGCAGGTGGTAAACCCGGCGGGACCAAACGGGCTCCTCTTTGGCAACCCGATGCAGTTTGCAATACAGGCGCTCGGCGTCGGAGTTGCAGGCGCGCTGGGCTTTGGAGGCACGGCCGTCATCATGAAGGTGATAGACAAGACAATCGGCCTCAAGGTCAAGGAAGAGGAAGAGGACATCGGCCTCGACATCACGCAGCACGCAGAGAGGGCGTACGTCACTTAG
- a CDS encoding DegT/DnrJ/EryC1/StrS family aminotransferase, which translates to MIPINKPQLGEEEKREVMSVIEENALTSAAADGGKRVRDFESLMKEYLGCKHVIAVNSGTAALHAALLAAGIGPGDEVLVPSFTFVATANAVVAAGAKPVFVDIEKHDYTIDVSDAKRKVTRKTKAVIPVHLYGHPCDMDAVSELAQKRSLAVIEDACQSLGSTYKKRQTGTFGAMGCFSMYASKVLTAGEGGAIATDDSRLADELKMIRNHGMVKGYDTRVLGLNLRLPELAAAIAKVQMAKLTSMLAARRKNAELMSELLQGAKDVALPQESDDRVFNWYLYTVCLAKGAARDGVMARLQKEGIGATVYYNPPVHKTPYYRKLSAATKLPATEWCAGRVLSLPVHPGVGEGDVRRTAAELVLALSSPTTASAASSSPSQP; encoded by the coding sequence GTGATCCCAATAAACAAGCCGCAGCTAGGAGAAGAAGAAAAGCGTGAAGTGATGAGCGTTATAGAGGAAAACGCGCTCACAAGCGCCGCAGCAGACGGAGGAAAACGCGTCCGCGATTTCGAATCCCTCATGAAAGAGTACCTCGGCTGCAAGCACGTCATAGCGGTCAACTCGGGCACCGCGGCGCTGCACGCGGCTCTTCTTGCCGCAGGCATCGGGCCGGGCGACGAGGTGCTCGTGCCGTCGTTCACGTTTGTCGCCACCGCAAACGCGGTCGTCGCGGCAGGTGCCAAGCCTGTGTTTGTAGACATTGAAAAGCATGATTACACTATCGACGTTTCCGACGCAAAGCGCAAGGTGACGAGAAAGACAAAGGCGGTGATACCCGTCCACCTCTACGGCCACCCGTGCGACATGGACGCCGTATCTGAACTCGCGCAAAAGCGCTCGCTTGCCGTCATCGAGGACGCGTGCCAGTCGCTTGGCTCCACATACAAAAAGAGGCAGACCGGCACGTTTGGCGCAATGGGGTGCTTTAGCATGTACGCAAGCAAGGTGCTGACCGCCGGCGAGGGCGGCGCGATAGCGACTGACGACTCGCGCCTTGCAGACGAGCTAAAGATGATACGGAACCACGGCATGGTAAAAGGCTACGACACGCGGGTCCTGGGCCTGAACCTGCGCCTGCCAGAGCTTGCGGCCGCAATAGCAAAGGTGCAGATGGCAAAGCTCACCTCAATGCTTGCCGCAAGGAGGAAGAACGCAGAGCTGATGTCGGAGCTCTTGCAGGGCGCAAAAGACGTCGCGCTGCCGCAGGAAAGCGACGATCGTGTGTTCAACTGGTACCTCTACACGGTCTGCCTTGCCAAGGGCGCGGCGCGAGACGGCGTGATGGCAAGGCTGCAGAAGGAAGGCATCGGCGCGACCGTCTACTACAACCCGCCGGTGCACAAGACGCCCTACTACCGCAAGCTGTCGGCGGCAACAAAACTGCCGGCCACGGAGTGGTGCGCGGGGCGGGTCCTTTCGCTCCCGGTCCACCCCGGCGTGGGCGAGGGCGACGTCAGGCGCACGGCGGCAGAACTGGTGCTTGCCTTGTCGTCACCAACAACAGCATCAGCAGCATCATCATCACCGTCACAGCCATGA
- a CDS encoding NAD(P)-binding domain-containing protein — protein MNGKKVLVIGLGQIGYSNAEYMTMKGLTVDGYDISEKAVQRALDDQVIRKRASNFAGYDYYIICISTHRPEDMFQPYLDGLFDIARQLSYEGKQGALVGIDSTITRGTSEKVLEMLRHKMHVVHVPHRFYINEKHDHGVRQTRVIGGCEPCCIDKARQFYGDLLDIPLHPVESVEVAELCKIVENSYRFMEIAFAEELKMFCDRSGINFADLRSAINTKWNIKVLEPRDGIGGHCLPKDSQMFLNLSKSLLETSIIDAAKKVDEEYRSHIGHPVPPGKVPSMQQLH, from the coding sequence ATGAACGGTAAAAAAGTTCTAGTTATTGGCCTTGGCCAGATAGGCTACAGCAACGCAGAGTACATGACGATGAAGGGTCTGACGGTCGACGGCTATGACATCAGCGAAAAGGCTGTCCAGCGCGCGCTGGACGATCAGGTCATACGAAAAAGGGCGAGCAACTTTGCCGGCTATGACTATTACATTATCTGCATCTCCACGCACAGGCCGGAAGACATGTTCCAGCCGTACCTCGACGGGCTGTTTGACATTGCAAGGCAGCTCTCGTACGAGGGCAAGCAGGGAGCGCTTGTCGGGATAGACAGCACGATAACGAGGGGCACGTCGGAAAAGGTCCTTGAGATGCTGCGCCACAAGATGCACGTGGTGCACGTACCCCACAGGTTCTACATCAACGAAAAGCACGACCACGGCGTGCGCCAGACCAGAGTCATCGGCGGCTGCGAGCCCTGCTGCATCGACAAGGCGCGCCAGTTCTACGGCGACCTCTTGGACATACCGCTCCACCCTGTAGAATCGGTGGAGGTGGCAGAGCTGTGCAAGATAGTGGAAAACTCGTACAGGTTCATGGAGATAGCTTTTGCGGAAGAGCTGAAGATGTTCTGCGACCGCTCTGGCATCAATTTTGCCGATCTCCGCAGCGCGATAAACACGAAATGGAACATCAAGGTACTCGAGCCACGCGATGGCATAGGAGGCCACTGCCTGCCAAAGGACAGCCAGATGTTCCTCAATTTGTCAAAGAGCCTTCTGGAGACAAGCATCATAGACGCGGCAAAGAAGGTGGATGAGGAGTACCGGTCGCACATCGGCCACCCTGTGCCTCCCGGTAAAGTCCCGTCAATGCAGCAGCTGCACTGA
- a CDS encoding polysaccharide deacetylase family protein — MKLAHLGAIATAAIVAVGVVLALGPAYMHTLDRNKPPPVMLSFSVVDGQNVPQWCKDLSSILAKHNVRATVFVTGKVAEQNPGCVTALAAYSGIDIGSQTYSYVALPSVGDYTKALDEVKRGKLAVDAAGNINSKVFKAPYGATDQNIYSLLSSSGISADFSYSSQYNKFEGGQFVKYDLVSCDNCGESPDRVRQLMDMHSPVMIDIDNTAQPSEIESLVVALKNGNVNLVNASGLTGLDLTVRNA, encoded by the coding sequence ATGAAGCTGGCGCACCTTGGGGCGATAGCCACGGCAGCAATAGTGGCGGTAGGTGTGGTCCTGGCCTTGGGCCCGGCTTACATGCACACGCTTGACCGCAACAAGCCCCCTCCTGTCATGCTGTCGTTTTCTGTGGTAGACGGCCAGAACGTGCCGCAATGGTGCAAGGACCTTTCTTCCATACTCGCCAAGCACAACGTCAGGGCGACGGTGTTTGTCACCGGCAAGGTTGCAGAGCAGAACCCTGGCTGCGTGACTGCCCTTGCGGCCTACTCGGGAATAGACATCGGGAGCCAGACGTACAGCTACGTCGCCCTGCCGTCCGTGGGAGACTATACAAAGGCACTCGACGAGGTCAAGCGCGGCAAGCTGGCAGTCGACGCGGCTGGCAACATAAACTCCAAGGTATTCAAGGCGCCCTACGGCGCAACCGACCAGAACATCTACTCGCTTCTTTCAAGCTCTGGCATTTCAGCCGACTTTTCCTATTCTTCGCAATACAACAAGTTCGAGGGCGGCCAGTTCGTCAAGTACGACCTGGTGTCATGCGACAACTGCGGCGAGTCGCCGGACAGGGTGCGCCAGCTCATGGACATGCATTCGCCGGTGATGATAGACATCGACAACACGGCGCAGCCAAGCGAGATCGAAAGCCTGGTAGTCGCGCTCAAGAACGGCAACGTGAACCTTGTGAACGCGTCCGGGCTCACGGGCCTTGACCTGACGGTGAGAAACGCATAG
- a CDS encoding glycosyltransferase family 2 protein: MIEQPPPSSDQQQPPPPAQSSSSLPSSSTITTPAAMSGQQIGKSGRIHVSKKAWVVRSLTILAVLGIIAYTIVLSLQMNDWFILASVIFPLHSLTALVVGWIFFKSPATGKAGDDLVTVIIPVYNQNVMIESVIDAVFQSTYKNLEVVAVDDGSKDGTQEILNRLAAKHPALKVVHKKNEGKRKAIASAFYNSKGNFLIFIDSDSIVDRNAIMELLKAFKGDPRVGAVVGHAKVWNADKNALTKCQDVWYDNSFNVRKSAESYFGSVMCCSGCLSGYRREAIADYLPYWTKAKTPIADDREMTSFVISPNKAKEMMAPATKNMMRWMARYDDAEDRSLTGQALLDWKAVYVPTALVYTEVPEKMRMFVKQQKRWKRGTMRVNFFVSAFFWRRNPVMAFLIFYLEFMHTFISPLLITTAFIYEPLMLGNYWVPSLLFASLMLMGLAQGADYKFRDPSSKHWYYKPFENMLAAFVLSWLIFPALWSLRKNDWGTR; this comes from the coding sequence ATGATTGAGCAACCACCACCATCATCAGACCAGCAACAGCCTCCTCCTCCAGCACAGTCATCATCATCACTACCATCATCATCAACAATAACAACCCCGGCGGCCATGTCCGGGCAGCAGATAGGAAAAAGCGGCCGTATTCACGTCAGCAAGAAAGCCTGGGTGGTCAGGTCGCTGACAATCCTTGCAGTGCTTGGGATAATCGCTTACACCATCGTCCTGAGCCTGCAGATGAACGACTGGTTCATCCTTGCAAGCGTGATATTCCCGCTCCATTCGCTTACCGCGCTCGTGGTCGGGTGGATATTCTTCAAGTCGCCGGCCACTGGCAAGGCCGGAGACGACCTGGTTACTGTCATCATACCCGTCTATAACCAGAACGTGATGATCGAGTCTGTGATAGACGCCGTGTTCCAGTCCACGTACAAGAACCTGGAGGTGGTTGCAGTGGACGACGGAAGCAAGGACGGCACGCAGGAAATCCTCAACAGGCTTGCGGCAAAGCACCCTGCGCTAAAGGTGGTCCACAAGAAGAACGAGGGCAAGCGCAAGGCAATCGCTTCTGCGTTCTACAATTCAAAGGGCAACTTTTTGATATTCATAGACTCTGACAGCATTGTCGACAGAAACGCAATCATGGAACTTTTGAAGGCGTTCAAGGGCGACCCCCGGGTCGGGGCGGTAGTCGGGCACGCCAAGGTGTGGAACGCCGACAAGAACGCCCTCACAAAGTGCCAGGATGTGTGGTACGATAATTCGTTCAACGTCCGCAAGTCCGCCGAGAGCTACTTTGGAAGCGTCATGTGCTGCTCGGGCTGCCTTTCCGGCTACAGGCGCGAGGCGATTGCCGACTATTTGCCGTACTGGACCAAGGCCAAGACGCCGATAGCCGACGACAGGGAAATGACGTCGTTTGTCATCTCGCCAAACAAGGCAAAGGAGATGATGGCGCCGGCCACGAAAAACATGATGAGGTGGATGGCCCGCTACGACGACGCCGAGGACCGCAGCCTGACGGGCCAGGCGCTCCTGGACTGGAAGGCAGTGTACGTCCCGACCGCCCTCGTGTACACCGAGGTGCCGGAGAAGATGAGGATGTTTGTAAAGCAGCAAAAGCGCTGGAAGAGGGGCACCATGAGGGTGAACTTTTTCGTCAGCGCCTTTTTCTGGCGCAGAAACCCCGTCATGGCGTTTCTCATCTTTTACCTCGAATTCATGCACACGTTCATCAGCCCGCTTTTGATAACAACTGCGTTCATCTACGAGCCGCTGATGCTTGGCAACTACTGGGTGCCGTCTCTTCTGTTTGCCAGCCTGATGCTGATGGGGCTTGCACAGGGCGCCGACTACAAGTTCCGCGACCCAAGCTCAAAGCACTGGTACTACAAGCCGTTTGAGAACATGCTGGCCGCGTTCGTGCTGAGCTGGCTCATCTTCCCGGCTCTCTGGAGCCTGCGCAAGAACGACTGGGGGACGCGCTGA
- a CDS encoding NAD(P)-binding domain-containing protein, with translation MNNNNKVLVIGLGQIGYSNAEYMTMKGLKVDGYDISDKAVQRAIDDQVIRKKATNFAGYDYYIICISTHQPSDMFQPYLDGLFEIARQLSYEGKQGALVGIDSTITRGTSEKVLEMLRHKMHVVHVPHRYYGPEKHDHGVNQTRVIGGCEPCCIDKARQFYGDMLDIPLHPVESVEVAELCKIVENSYRFMEIAFAEELRMFCDRSGIEFPELRGAINTKWNIKVLEARDGIGGHCLPKDSQMFLNLSKNLLETSIIDAAKKVDEEYRAHITCAVALQQKEQQTKNKPHLTTAKPTTIPIVQE, from the coding sequence ATGAATAATAACAACAAGGTTTTGGTCATTGGCCTTGGTCAGATAGGCTACAGCAACGCAGAGTACATGACGATGAAAGGACTAAAAGTCGATGGCTATGACATCAGCGATAAAGCGGTTCAGCGCGCAATCGATGATCAGGTCATCAGGAAAAAGGCGACCAATTTTGCCGGGTATGACTATTACATTATCTGCATATCCACACACCAGCCAAGTGACATGTTCCAGCCGTACCTTGATGGGCTGTTCGAGATAGCAAGGCAGCTCTCGTACGAGGGCAAGCAGGGAGCGCTTGTCGGGATAGACAGCACGATAACGAGGGGCACGTCGGAAAAGGTCCTTGAGATGCTGCGCCACAAGATGCACGTGGTGCACGTACCCCACAGGTACTACGGCCCTGAAAAGCACGACCACGGCGTGAACCAGACACGCGTCATCGGCGGCTGCGAGCCCTGCTGCATCGACAAGGCGCGCCAGTTCTACGGTGACATGCTGGACATACCGCTCCACCCTGTAGAATCGGTGGAGGTGGCAGAGCTGTGCAAGATAGTGGAAAACTCGTACAGGTTCATGGAGATAGCTTTTGCAGAGGAATTAAGGATGTTCTGCGACAGGTCTGGGATAGAGTTCCCGGAGTTGAGGGGAGCGATAAACACAAAGTGGAACATCAAGGTACTCGAGGCACGCGATGGCATAGGAGGCCACTGCCTGCCAAAGGACAGCCAGATGTTCCTCAATTTGTCAAAGAACCTTCTGGAGACAAGCATCATAGACGCGGCAAAGAAGGTGGATGAGGAGTACAGGGCGCACATTACATGCGCAGTTGCTCTACAGCAGAAAGAACAACAGACAAAAAATAAACCACACCTGACGACTGCAAAACCCACGACCATTCCAATAGTACAGGAATGA
- a CDS encoding polysaccharide deacetylase family protein — MIATGAVIVIGVAMIVPAFTQHQGIDNRGMVMLSFDISHAGDKAASWCKDLASTLAAHKVVKATVFVTGEIAEKSPECVTSFSSNTGFDVGSQAYSYVDLVSLNNNYTRTLEEVQKGKESVDNAGNLNSRLFKAPYGKTDENIYSLLTQAGIVADFSYVNHYNKYEGGQFIKYDLKVLPGTEDGFELFTIVSNDANFVPAYPQEPVPLEITFDNSMEIKEIDKFLSELGTSPYNSKIRFVSASDIAGLDLTAERRLQ; from the coding sequence ATGATAGCTACGGGTGCAGTAATTGTGATTGGGGTTGCCATGATTGTCCCTGCTTTTACGCAGCATCAGGGTATCGATAACCGAGGAATGGTCATGTTGTCTTTTGACATTTCCCACGCGGGAGACAAGGCGGCCTCATGGTGCAAGGACCTAGCGTCAACGCTCGCCGCACACAAAGTTGTCAAGGCAACTGTCTTTGTAACCGGTGAGATAGCCGAGAAAAGTCCCGAGTGTGTAACGTCCTTTTCATCAAATACTGGTTTTGACGTAGGAAGTCAGGCGTACAGCTATGTCGACCTCGTCTCTCTAAATAACAACTATACTAGAACGCTTGAAGAGGTTCAGAAAGGTAAAGAGAGTGTAGATAATGCAGGAAACCTGAATTCACGGCTTTTTAAGGCTCCTTATGGCAAGACTGACGAAAACATTTACTCACTTTTGACCCAAGCAGGCATTGTCGCTGACTTTTCCTATGTCAACCACTACAACAAGTACGAAGGGGGACAATTTATCAAATACGACCTCAAGGTCCTCCCCGGAACCGAGGATGGATTTGAACTCTTTACCATAGTTTCTAACGATGCCAACTTTGTACCAGCCTATCCACAGGAGCCGGTGCCACTAGAGATCACTTTTGACAACTCGATGGAAATAAAAGAGATAGACAAGTTCCTTTCAGAGCTTGGCACTTCTCCTTACAATAGCAAGATTCGTTTCGTGAGTGCTTCTGATATTGCAGGACTCGACCTCACCGCAGAAAGGAGGTTGCAATAA